NNNNNNNNNNNNNNNNNNNNNNNNNNNNNNNNNNNNNNNNNNNNNNNNNNNNNNNNNNNNNNNNNNNNNNNNNNNNNNNNNNNNNNNNNNNNNNNNNNNNNNNNNNNNNNNNNNNNNNNNNNNNNNNNNNNNNNNNNNNNNNNNNNNNNNNNNNNNNNNNNNNNNNNNNNNNNNNNNNNNNNNNNNNNNNNNNNNNNNNNNNNNNNNNNNNNNNNNNNNNNNNNNNNNNNNNNNNNNNNNNNNNNNNNNNNNNNNNNNNNNNNNNNNNNNNNNNNNNNNNNNNNNNNNNNNNNNNNNNNNNNNNNNNNNNNNNNNNNNNNNNNNNNNNNNNNNNNNNNNNNNNNNNNNNNNNNNNCTGAAGAAGAAGTAGTTGTTTAAAAGATCTTGTGGTCAAGCGCGTGAGGATCTTCTGAAGTAGAGAGACGGACACACAAGCATGTGCGAGTCCAGTCACACCGATGGGATCCGGCTGGGGATGCGGGGAGGAACTGGTCTCCCATTCCTCTGCATAGTGGGAGCGCTATCACAGACCACGTGAGAGGGATATTCAGACGGTCCCCGACAGACCGACACCGGCTCATCTCTTCTGCTGCCTGCTGACATGGGCTCAGCTTCCCGGAGACAGGCGAGGAGGGAGTAGAGCGACTCTGTCTGAATGTAACCTGTGATCTTTTAtcactcttttctttcttttccttttcttttaaaatttttttttctttttttttgggggggggaggggtggCGGAGGAGTAGAGTCAATGCTATGGCTTGGCCGTGCATCAGCAGAGTGTGCTGCCTGGCTCGTTTCTGGAATCAGTTCGACAAATCGGACCTCTCCGTCCCGCTGACCATCCAGAACTACTCGGACATCGCGGAGCAGGAGGTGCGCTCCGTCACCAAGCAGCTCTCCGACTCGGAGAACAACTACACCGCCCCGGAGCCGCGCGTCCGAGGCTCCCCTCATGCGCCCGCACATGGTCCCCGAGGACCCTCCAGGGCACGGAGGGAGCCCAGCTACAAGCCCCGGGAGGACTACCACCCGCCCGGCGTGCCGTTCCCCAGCGTCACCCAGTACAAGCAGGATTTCAAACCCTGGCCCATTCCTAGGAAGGACAACTTCCCCTGGATCAGTAACGGGGGCAGCAGGGGGGACGGCGCTTCGGACAGCAGCCCGGTGAACAGTTACCACCTCCAGGCGCAGGTTGGGGAGAGGCGGGGGGACAGGTTGGAGCAGCAGGTGACGGAGGAGAACAAGACCAGCTCCTACAGGTACGTGCTTTTTACTTGTTTCAGCACCAGGCGCTGTCCACTCCGTCACCGTCCCAGCGAGGAAAGCTGTGTGCTGATGTCTGCTTTCACGCCTAATGAGGCTGAGCTTATTTATAGTTGAGAGAAATCCATGCTGGAACTCAGAGAGCAGGCTGCACAGACAGGGAGAAGAGCTGATGATCAATAAGGCTCCTATGAGCGTTCCAGATGAGGGCACTGAAATGACTTAGAAATGAGTCTTTCGTTTATATTTGCGTTTTTATTTCAGGAATGAACtcccagaaaaaaaaggttactcGGCACACAACAGGTTATATGACAATGCCAATCACTAATAGTATATTTCCTACAGCTCTGTGCAGCACAAAGTGAAACTAAAGATTTTAAACAGAGCCTCACCAACACGTCCTACTacacagcaacaaacaaaataagtaaaaaacacTTAGCAAAAGAAGCTAATATATAGCGTTGTAGTTCAATTGGATCTACAAGGACTACAAGTAAAATTATCTTAagattttacactttaaaactggtgtgaTGTATTTGCTCTTTCTGGTTTTTGATAACATTCTTTTGGCCGAgttttgaagcagaaaatgtgcaatttcAACATCAACCCTGCTGAAAGCTCCTGCGTATCGATCCGTTTCTCTTTCTCCAGGCAAGAGTACAGGCCATGGACAGGGGTGAAGCCAGCCAGGAGTGCGAGGAGAAACCCCACAGCTCAATACTCCAGCCCAGTGGGGGAGGCCACCCACATCCCACGTGAGACCAGCTATCAGGCCGCCTACAGCGGGGAGGTCAGCAGGGCCGTGAGCGGGCAAAAGGCTGAGCTCATCCCCCCATCTGCTGCCYCCAACATCCAGCCTSCTCCCGCCGCTCAGCACAACCCGGCTGCTATTCGAGCCGGCACCTCCCTCAGCCCCTCCAGCCTCCAGCAAAGCATCCTGCCTGAGACCAGCGAGCACAGCGGTCCAACCAAGAGAGAGGTAGGCATGCATTTTCACAGAGCTTCATTTGCACAGGTGGAAAACCGCAGCACGCCCCTCCAGAAAGTCATCCGCACACATCTCCCAGGCGGGCCTCTCGYTGCTGGGGCATCTCAGAAAAGTGATGCTGCATTCTGTCCCAGAACGGCTCAAAGTGACCCAGCTGTWTAAAACAGGCCATGCGCCGTGTTAGGTAACACTGCTGGTGCTACGCTCATCACTGTGACCTGAATAGAACGGGGATGATGGGAGAGGAAATGAGTGTAACTTCCCAATGTGGTCCGGATTAGCAGCAAAATCNCCCGCCGCTCAGCACAACCCGGCTGCTATTCGAGCCGGCACCTCCCTCAGCCCCTCCAGCCTCCAGCAAAGCATCCTGCCTGAGACCAGCGAGCACAGCGGTCCAACCAAGAGAGAGGTAGGCATGCATTTTCACAGAGCTTCATTTGCACAGGTGGAAAACCGCAGCACGCCCCTCCAGAAAGTCATCCGCACACATCTCCCAGGCGGGCCTCTCGYTGCTGGGGCATCTCAGAAAAGTGATGCTGCATTCTGTCCCAGAACGGCTCAAAGTGACCCAGCTGTWTAAAACAGGCCATGCGCCGTGTTAGGTAACACTGCTGGTGCTACGCTCATCACTGTGACCTGAATAGAACGGGGATGATGGGAGAGGAAATGAGTGTAACTTCCCAATGTGGTCCGGATTAGCAGCAAAATCRCCtacatttaataattatttataattacaGCTGCAACAACYAACTTAATACCTTTGTCTCTGGGTTCAGTTGACATAAGCACTTCAAACTGGACATTTTTAAGACTCTCAGTTTTGGGGAGTGCATCAAAAAGTGGGAAGAAATGTATGTACTTAGTATATTTGTGCAATCATTTCAACTCTGCATCGTTAAACtgtcactggttgccatggtgacctGCCATTCACTAGCTAACATTATAACTGTTTATCACTATTTTATCACTGTTAatgaattataataaaatatgctATGGTACATCAGTGAATGGGACAGGTCTTTATGACCCATACGCGTTACATGCAAGTSAGTGgataaatgaccaaaaaaatagTCCTGAACATTACTTGTaatattaaagtaattttcttgaCAGCAAAGTCATCAGCTCTCGATGAGATGTAGAGTTCCTCCAAATAAGAAATCATA
The Poecilia reticulata strain Guanapo linkage group LG17, Guppy_female_1.0+MT, whole genome shotgun sequence DNA segment above includes these coding regions:
- the map6d1 gene encoding microtubule-associated protein 6 homolog, which codes for MAWPCISRVCCLARFWNQFDKSDLSVPLTIQNYSDIAEQEVRSVTKQLSDSENNYTAPEPRVRGSPHAPAHGPRGPSRARREPSYKPREDYHPPGVPFPSVTQYKQDFKPWPIPRKDNFPWISNGGSRGDGASDSSPVNSYHLQAQVGERRGDRLEQQVTEENKTSSYRQEYRPWTGVKPARSARRNPTAQYSSPVGEATHIPRETSYQAAYSGEVSRAVSGQKAELIPPSAAXNIQPXPAAQHNPAAIRAGTSLSPSSLQQSILPETSEHSGPTKREEHLVRTKLPPNPSAVFQSGSRVFNI